CGCCTTCACCGGCCAGGAAGAGCTGGCGTCCCGGACACCCGCCGGCCAAGGCAAAGGCAAGACCCGCCAGGACCATGCCCATGAAGTTCCAGACACCCTGGGTATGGGCAACGGGCTGACCGGCAAAACCGGCGTGGAACTGACCCATGGCCAGGTTGGCCAGAAATGCGGCCACAATAAGGGCAACAACCCCGCCGAAGAGATGGGTCTGTTTAAACAGAATCAGGTCCCTGAACGCACCCATGGTGCAAAAGCGGCTCCGCTGGGCCAGAATGCCCACGCCAAGACCAATGGCCAGGGAGATGACAAACGGCGCGTGCATGGCACCGGGGCCCTTGAGGCTGTAAAAGAGAATATCGTTTTTGGGCTGACCTTCAATCTGGGGATAGATAAGGGCCAGGGCCAGAAATCCGAGCATGATCAGGGAAATGAGCAGGCCGGCGGCAGGATGTGTCTTTTTGGCCGGGCCAAGGTTGTAGCCGTTTTTGAGAAACAGGGTTCCCACGTACACCCCGGCGATGAGCCCGAGAAGACCGAAGATGGCGTTCATGTCACCCCCGGCAAGGCGGAGCATGGCTCTCCACGGGCACCCCAGAAAGACAAGGGCACCGATCATGGCAAAGATGCCCAACACGAAACGAACAAAGGGTGCCGAACCCGTACGGGGGCGAAAATCCCTGAAGGCCAGGGCTGCTCCGCACGATCCCAGCACAAACCCCACGATTTCCGGGCGCAGGTACTGGACGACGCCTGCCCTGTGCAAGCCGAAGGCTCCGGCTATGTCCCGCTCAAAGCAGGCCACGCAGATGCCCATGTTGCCTGGATTGCCAAGTTTCTGGAGCAAAGCCGCCAGGACTCCGATGGCCGCCCCAACCCCGATGATACCCCATTTGGAAGCGAAATGATTTTTCATTGTCCGTGATTCTCCCTGGATAGAGGTTGATGAGAACGGGGGCATCCTGTTGTGTGTTTCTTACATGTCCCCAAAATATCAACCCATTACTATGACCAGAAATGAAACAATGACAAATACAAAGAGGTGATGAAGTGATGTGATACGTATTGATCAAGTCTATGGTTTGCCCGCTTGAGCCAAGGCCTTGCCGAATCCCGGGGAAAGGGACAGGCAGACGACAAAAATTCTGAAGGTGAAGTCACAGGAGAGCGTCTGATCGGAATCGGGAAAGGGGGCCGAAGATCATTGCCAGGATTTGGCGGTTGAGGCGCCTGCATCAAGGTTTCAGGCTCTCCGCCTGGCAACCGGTTCAGGCTGGTCCAGCCTGCCTGATCCACGGTGGCCTTTTTTTTCCATATTGCTTTTTCAATCGAGTCAAGTTAGAGGCGTCCAATATTCTTTCATGACTATTCGAGGATGCACATGAAAATACCCATGCGCCAACTACGAGTGAACCAGAAGGCCCGTATTGTATCCGTGGCCGCCCGGGGAGAACTGGGGCGGCGGATTCGGGATATGGGCCTGGTCCCCGGTACCGAGATAACCATTGTCGGGCAGGCTCCCCTCAAAGACCCCGTGGCCCTCAGACTCAAGGGATTCACCATGAGTCTGCGCAACAGCGAAGCCGATCATATCGTCGTGGAAACGGACGAACAGGAAGGATGATGGATCGAACAATACGTGTCGCCCTGGCTGGCAATCCCAATTGCGGCAAGAGTACCACCTTCAACGCCATTACCGGGTCCAAGGAGCGGGTGGGCAATTATCCCGGCATCACCGTGGAGCGCAAGGAAGGTTGTTCCTGTGTACACGGAGCCACCTTGCGCATCATTGATCTGCCCGGAACCTATTCTCTGACGGCCTATTCCATGGAAGAACTCGTTGCCAGGCAGGTGCTGGTGGATGAGAAACCGGAATTGGCCATTGATGTGGTTGATGCCACGGCCCTGGAAAGGAGCCTGTATCTGGCGGTCCAGCTCATGGAACTGGGCGTGCCTGTTGTTCTGTCCATGAACATGATGGACGAGGTGCGCCAGAAGGGTATCCATATTCATACCCGTGAGCTGTCCGCGCGTTTGGGGGTTCCTGTTGTCGAGACCGTGGCCAAAAGCGGCAAGGGTATTGGCAAGCTTTTGAAGACCGTGGTTGATTATGCCCAAAGCGAGGCCATCAAGGAGTTTGCGCCCCTGCATATTCCCTATGGTCCTGATCTGGATGGCGTCATCCAGCGCATGGTTGACCGGATCGAAGAAGAACAGTTCCTTACCGAGCGGTATCCTGCCCGATTCATTGCGGTCAAATATCTGGAAAACGATGAAAGCCTGATAAAACGGGGGCGCAGCCAGGGTGAGCTGGGACTGGAACTGGAGGCCATGGCCAAAGAGGCCGAGGCCATGTGCGAGCGTGATTCGGAAACCTATCCCGAAGCGGTTATTGCCGACTACAGGTACGCGTTCATCAATGATATCCTCAAGGACGGGGTTCTGGAAATCGAACCCACCACCAATGCCCATACCCGTTCGGACAGGATTGATGCGGTTTTGACCCACCAGATCTTGGGGCCCGCTCTCATGCTGGGCATTTTGTATCTCATGTTCACGGTGACCATCGAATGGGGAGCCTATCCCCAGGAGCTGCTCATTGCCGGGTTCGAGTGGTTCGGGGATGTGTGCACCCGGATTCTCCCCGATGGGCTGCTGCAGTCCTTGGTTGTGTCGGGCATTGTCGACGGGGTGGGCGGGGTGCTCAGTTTCGTGCCCCTGATACTGATCATGTTCTTCATGCTCACTTTTCTGGAAGATCTTGGATACATGGCCCGCATGGCCTACATGATGGACCGCGTTTTTCGCTTTTTCGGCCTGCACGGCAGTTCGGTCATGCCCTTTATCATTTCGGGGGGCATTCCGGGAGGGTGCGCGGTTCCGGGCATCATGTCCGCCAGAACCCTGCGCAGTCCCAAGGAGCGCCTGGCCACGCTGGTGGTCTCGCCGTTCATGATGTGCGGTGCCAAATTGCCCCTGTTCATCATGATGACCGCAGCCTTTTTCCCCGGCAGTGCCGCACGGGTCATGCT
The DNA window shown above is from Desulfoplanes formicivorans and carries:
- a CDS encoding FeoA family protein, coding for MHMKIPMRQLRVNQKARIVSVAARGELGRRIRDMGLVPGTEITIVGQAPLKDPVALRLKGFTMSLRNSEADHIVVETDEQEG
- the yedE gene encoding YedE family putative selenium transporter — translated: MKNHFASKWGIIGVGAAIGVLAALLQKLGNPGNMGICVACFERDIAGAFGLHRAGVVQYLRPEIVGFVLGSCGAALAFRDFRPRTGSAPFVRFVLGIFAMIGALVFLGCPWRAMLRLAGGDMNAIFGLLGLIAGVYVGTLFLKNGYNLGPAKKTHPAAGLLISLIMLGFLALALIYPQIEGQPKNDILFYSLKGPGAMHAPFVISLAIGLGVGILAQRSRFCTMGAFRDLILFKQTHLFGGVVALIVAAFLANLAMGQFHAGFAGQPVAHTQGVWNFMGMVLAGLAFALAGGCPGRQLFLAGEGDGDAAVFVFGMIVGAGFAHNFGLASSPKGVGPHGIAAVIIGLIVCLGIGWFMRKQRA
- the feoB gene encoding ferrous iron transport protein B, coding for MDRTIRVALAGNPNCGKSTTFNAITGSKERVGNYPGITVERKEGCSCVHGATLRIIDLPGTYSLTAYSMEELVARQVLVDEKPELAIDVVDATALERSLYLAVQLMELGVPVVLSMNMMDEVRQKGIHIHTRELSARLGVPVVETVAKSGKGIGKLLKTVVDYAQSEAIKEFAPLHIPYGPDLDGVIQRMVDRIEEEQFLTERYPARFIAVKYLENDESLIKRGRSQGELGLELEAMAKEAEAMCERDSETYPEAVIADYRYAFINDILKDGVLEIEPTTNAHTRSDRIDAVLTHQILGPALMLGILYLMFTVTIEWGAYPQELLIAGFEWFGDVCTRILPDGLLQSLVVSGIVDGVGGVLSFVPLILIMFFMLTFLEDLGYMARMAYMMDRVFRFFGLHGSSVMPFIISGGIPGGCAVPGIMSARTLRSPKERLATLVVSPFMMCGAKLPLFIMMTAAFFPGSAARVMLLFSLGAWAVALLTARILRWAVIRGEPTPFVMELPPYRMPALSGLWMHTWERTWQYIKKAGTVILAISILIWAAMTFPRLPAEKIQSFDARVAAVMQDQQLSPQEQEMKINVIRGEQAEMALRNTVAGRIGDALLPATSLAGFNWKMNIAVLGGFAAKEVIVSTLGTAYSMAEVDPENPAALGERLKSDPHWTIPAVIGCMTFILLYAPCFVTVIAMARESSWKWAVFAVVFNTLLAYILAVIIYQAGSAMSG